In one window of Chryseobacterium sp. JV274 DNA:
- a CDS encoding DUF2339 domain-containing protein has product MNELVAVIILIVIFIIFNNLNTKIRRLEKEISDLNHKINKAPAQSEVIHQKNSPEETIVPQQVQSHHIVPEETKHGEENEEVPTPAQKDWLAPVFDFLKQNALTIIGIFTLVLGIGYFVKYAIDKNWIEETARAGIGFCTGAGIIITGHFLRKNYTAFASIITGGGIAVLYFTATIAFREYHLFTQNTAFVITALITAASIILSYYYKSEVLIIFSLIGGFSAPLMISTGQSNYPFLFIYLTLLNIGMLVASFLQHWKSVGWTAYIFTTAYLFYWTNVSPELLSITFYMISYVIFYLFALHDYIRKGILSTSDILILAFANFSSVLGLFYIFDTLAYEPPIIFPLVFAAVNSILLFREYGRKNFGIAYSVFAGLVTSLITIAIAIQFKTHLITSIWAIETTLLLFIWKKTGHKIFKIFFYILFPLVMIAQIVTWTEYLGTTNFNIIFNPPFITSSFTIISIMINLYLLRNTGKESQEKVNTFFEDLVTVVSYGVIYLSLLFELTYHVSEMPWSAIVSIGLLFSIYYLFTLLLFRKPLNIRSDVQTVLIYLFFFLITLNTSISTLPVVTAVLTKKLHLSFYLLHLLQWIPFIYVISRIIPSSEFHKVRISYWILSLALIISVSCELHHSYVLMVSNDIPHSYEASAHFNILYLPIIWTILASIFIYMGLKKDIQEYNKVGFALIGLMVLKLYGYDVWQMDNISRISAFIALGIILLLSSFAFQRLKNIIRNMVDKKDKSEETTD; this is encoded by the coding sequence ATGAATGAACTTGTTGCTGTCATCATACTTATAGTAATCTTCATCATTTTCAACAATCTGAATACTAAAATCAGAAGACTTGAAAAGGAAATCTCGGACCTTAATCATAAAATAAATAAGGCTCCGGCTCAATCTGAAGTGATTCATCAAAAAAACTCACCGGAAGAAACTATTGTTCCTCAGCAAGTACAATCTCATCATATTGTTCCTGAAGAAACAAAACATGGGGAAGAAAATGAAGAAGTCCCAACACCAGCTCAAAAAGACTGGCTGGCTCCTGTTTTTGATTTTTTAAAACAAAATGCACTTACCATCATTGGTATTTTTACTCTTGTTCTCGGAATCGGTTATTTTGTGAAGTATGCTATTGATAAAAACTGGATTGAAGAAACAGCAAGAGCAGGTATTGGTTTTTGTACCGGAGCAGGAATTATTATTACAGGACATTTCCTCAGAAAGAATTATACAGCATTTGCCTCTATTATAACAGGAGGCGGAATTGCTGTGTTATATTTCACGGCAACCATTGCTTTCCGGGAATATCATCTTTTTACACAAAATACAGCTTTTGTTATCACCGCACTGATTACAGCAGCATCCATTATCTTATCCTATTACTATAAAAGTGAAGTCTTAATTATTTTCTCTTTAATAGGAGGCTTTAGTGCTCCTTTGATGATCAGTACCGGGCAAAGTAACTACCCTTTCCTTTTTATTTACCTGACTCTTTTAAATATTGGAATGCTGGTTGCCTCTTTTCTTCAACACTGGAAAAGCGTGGGATGGACTGCCTATATTTTTACTACCGCTTATCTATTTTATTGGACGAATGTGAGCCCTGAACTTTTAAGTATCACTTTCTACATGATCAGTTATGTGATTTTCTACCTTTTTGCCCTGCATGATTACATCAGGAAAGGTATACTTTCAACATCTGATATCTTAATACTTGCTTTTGCTAATTTTTCGAGTGTTTTGGGACTGTTCTATATTTTCGATACTTTAGCCTATGAACCTCCAATTATTTTTCCGCTTGTCTTTGCTGCAGTCAATTCTATTCTGCTCTTCAGAGAATATGGGCGCAAAAACTTCGGAATTGCTTATTCTGTATTTGCAGGACTCGTTACCAGCCTTATCACCATTGCCATCGCTATTCAGTTTAAAACCCATCTTATCACCAGTATCTGGGCCATAGAAACTACCCTGCTTCTTTTTATCTGGAAAAAAACAGGTCATAAAATTTTCAAGATTTTCTTTTACATTCTTTTTCCATTGGTTATGATCGCTCAGATTGTTACCTGGACAGAATATCTGGGAACAACAAATTTTAATATCATATTCAATCCTCCATTTATCACCAGTTCGTTTACCATCATTTCTATAATGATCAATTTATACTTGTTAAGAAATACAGGAAAAGAGTCACAGGAAAAAGTTAATACCTTTTTTGAAGACCTGGTTACCGTGGTGAGCTATGGAGTTATTTATTTAAGTCTTCTTTTTGAGCTTACCTACCACGTTTCAGAGATGCCCTGGTCAGCAATTGTCAGCATAGGACTGCTATTCAGTATTTATTATCTATTTACATTACTCCTTTTCAGAAAACCGCTGAATATCAGAAGTGATGTTCAAACCGTTCTGATTTATCTGTTTTTCTTTCTGATAACTCTTAATACTTCAATTTCTACACTACCCGTTGTCACGGCTGTTTTAACGAAAAAACTTCATTTAAGCTTTTACCTACTACATCTGCTTCAGTGGATTCCTTTTATATATGTAATTTCACGAATCATTCCGTCATCTGAATTTCATAAAGTCAGAATTTCTTACTGGATCCTGTCTTTGGCACTTATCATTTCCGTAAGCTGTGAGCTTCATCATTCTTATGTTTTAATGGTTTCCAACGACATTCCTCATTCTTATGAAGCAAGCGCACACTTCAATATTCTCTACCTTCCTATTATATGGACTATTCTTGCCAGTATTTTTATTTATATGGGCCTGAAAAAGGATATCCAGGAATATAACAAGGTTGGTTTCGCATTGATAGGGCTCATGGTTTTAAAACTCTACGGTTATGATGTATGGCAAATGGATAATATTTCAAGAATCAGCGCCTTTATTGCGCTCGGAATTATCTTATTATTAAGTTCTTTCGCTTTCCAAAGACTGAAAAATATCATCAGAAACATGGTTGATAAAAAAGACAAAAGCGAGGAAACTACAGACTGA
- the pheA gene encoding prephenate dehydratase yields MKIAFLGPHASFTQLAAAQLFPDEELLPQASILDCFKAVENGEAVKAVVPLENSIEGTVSMTLDYLYKTPSIKIEAEAVMPIAHHLMIHPENSIENIERIYSHPQALAQSFHFLDTHYKEIPKQDFSSTAAAAKFVSENRETAIAAVANQFAANLYGLKIINRNIQDFEQNHTRFIIISKQQSTYQNNKLETLGEKAGMLITLPEDHPGGLHQVLSVFAWRKMNLSKIESRTLKTGLGNYFFFINVEGPWKEVLHGNALKELESIHANVDFLGNYKEFLLES; encoded by the coding sequence ATGAAGATTGCATTTTTGGGACCTCATGCCAGTTTCACCCAGCTTGCCGCAGCCCAGTTGTTTCCTGATGAAGAGTTATTACCACAAGCCAGTATTCTGGATTGTTTTAAGGCTGTTGAAAACGGAGAAGCAGTAAAGGCTGTTGTACCTTTGGAAAACTCTATTGAGGGAACGGTTTCTATGACGCTGGATTATTTATATAAAACCCCGTCTATTAAAATTGAAGCAGAAGCGGTAATGCCTATTGCGCATCACCTGATGATTCATCCGGAAAATTCTATTGAGAATATTGAAAGAATATATTCACATCCACAGGCCCTGGCACAGAGCTTCCATTTTCTGGATACACATTATAAGGAAATTCCGAAGCAGGATTTTTCTTCTACAGCTGCTGCTGCGAAATTTGTTTCAGAGAATAGGGAGACTGCTATTGCAGCAGTTGCCAACCAGTTTGCCGCCAATTTATATGGACTGAAAATCATCAACCGTAATATTCAGGATTTCGAACAGAACCACACCAGATTTATCATTATCTCTAAACAACAGAGTACATACCAAAATAACAAGCTGGAAACTTTAGGAGAAAAAGCAGGAATGCTGATCACGCTTCCGGAAGATCATCCAGGTGGGCTACATCAGGTTTTATCGGTTTTTGCATGGCGAAAGATGAACCTCAGCAAAATTGAATCCAGAACATTAAAGACAGGACTGGGCAATTATTTCTTCTTTATTAATGTAGAAGGACCCTGGAAAGAAGTCTTACATGGAAACGCCCTCAAAGAACTGGAATCTATCCATGCTAATGTTGATTTTCTTGGAAACTATAAAGAATTCCTCCTGGAGAGCTAG
- a CDS encoding acyl-CoA thioesterase encodes MIHTTHSIRVRYAETDPMKYVYYGNYATYFEVGRVELFRSIGISYDEIENQGIWLPVSDYKIKYIRPALYDQKLEIHTYVKKIPGVRIEFEYEIYNEEHIKITEASTTLFFLDAKTNKIIKCPDFLMEMIEKNWKGA; translated from the coding sequence ATGATACATACAACACACTCAATACGAGTACGTTACGCAGAAACAGATCCTATGAAATACGTATACTACGGCAACTATGCAACATACTTCGAAGTGGGGAGAGTTGAGCTCTTCAGAAGCATAGGAATTTCATACGATGAAATTGAAAACCAAGGAATTTGGCTTCCTGTTTCGGACTATAAAATTAAGTATATCAGACCAGCTTTGTATGATCAAAAATTAGAAATCCATACTTATGTTAAAAAAATTCCAGGAGTAAGAATCGAATTTGAATATGAAATTTACAATGAAGAGCATATTAAAATAACAGAAGCTTCCACTACTCTATTCTTTCTGGATGCAAAAACCAACAAGATTATTAAGTGCCCCGATTTTCTGATGGAAATGATAGAGAAGAACTGGAAAGGAGCTTAG
- the dnaA gene encoding chromosomal replication initiator protein DnaA encodes MDDNLMMIWQKCLQFMRDNLNAAEDNSDLKKLEKSFDMLFDKVQPLSLVANNLTLIVPSDFYKEYIEDNYLSLLSAALKKNIGKGVKLWYSVMENRPKGEEKPVTMNIKGQSVPTPKTQETMPQGFSANIVNPFVVPGIRKVNIDSNLKPDYSFDSYVEGESNKFAATVARSIAKRPGATAFNPLFLYGGYGVGKTHLGQAVGLEVKNQFPDKVVLYLSSEKFIQQFISAAKAHKQTEFANFYQMVDVLIIDDIQFLSGKSATQDSFFHIFDHLHQNGKQIILTSDKAPADIMDIQERIVSRFKWGLSAEIKSPDLSTRRQIIEDKLSRDGIVLPGDMLDFLAVETKTNVRELIGVINSVIAYSTVYKRDLSLELLKETINRIAANQKKIINIPYIQEVVCDYFGIKKEQLLSKTRKREIALPRQLAMYFSKEFTNSTFTKIGEEMGGKDHSTVMYACDTIKDVSKIDKEIKKYVKDLTERIKQ; translated from the coding sequence ATGGATGACAATTTAATGATGATATGGCAGAAATGCCTTCAGTTTATGCGTGATAACCTGAACGCAGCTGAAGACAATTCTGACCTGAAAAAACTTGAAAAATCTTTCGATATGTTATTCGATAAGGTGCAGCCACTTTCATTAGTAGCAAACAACCTTACGCTTATCGTACCGAGCGATTTTTACAAGGAATATATAGAGGACAATTACCTGTCCTTACTTTCTGCTGCCCTGAAGAAAAATATTGGAAAAGGAGTGAAATTATGGTATTCTGTGATGGAAAACAGACCAAAAGGTGAAGAAAAACCAGTTACCATGAACATCAAGGGACAAAGTGTTCCTACTCCGAAAACACAGGAAACAATGCCACAAGGATTCTCTGCTAATATTGTAAATCCTTTTGTAGTTCCTGGAATAAGAAAAGTAAATATAGATTCTAACCTTAAGCCTGACTATTCTTTTGATAGTTATGTAGAAGGGGAAAGCAATAAATTTGCAGCCACTGTAGCCAGATCCATTGCAAAAAGACCTGGAGCAACTGCCTTCAACCCGTTATTCTTATATGGAGGTTATGGAGTTGGAAAAACCCACTTAGGACAAGCTGTGGGGCTTGAAGTAAAAAATCAGTTCCCTGATAAAGTAGTTCTTTATCTGTCTTCTGAAAAGTTTATCCAGCAGTTTATCTCTGCTGCCAAAGCACATAAGCAGACAGAATTTGCGAATTTCTATCAAATGGTTGACGTACTGATTATTGATGATATTCAGTTCTTATCAGGAAAATCAGCAACACAGGATAGTTTCTTCCATATTTTTGATCATCTGCATCAGAACGGAAAACAGATTATCCTTACTTCAGATAAAGCTCCTGCTGATATTATGGATATTCAGGAGAGAATTGTTTCCCGTTTCAAATGGGGACTTTCTGCAGAAATCAAATCTCCGGATTTATCTACAAGAAGACAAATCATTGAAGATAAACTAAGCAGAGACGGAATTGTTCTTCCGGGAGATATGCTTGACTTCCTTGCTGTGGAAACGAAAACCAATGTAAGAGAACTTATCGGAGTAATTAACTCTGTGATCGCTTACTCTACCGTATACAAGAGAGACCTGAGTCTTGAATTGCTTAAGGAGACCATCAACAGGATTGCTGCCAACCAGAAAAAGATCATCAACATTCCTTACATCCAGGAAGTTGTATGTGATTATTTTGGAATCAAAAAAGAACAATTACTGTCAAAAACAAGAAAAAGAGAGATTGCATTACCAAGACAGCTTGCCATGTACTTCTCTAAAGAATTCACCAACTCTACATTTACTAAAATCGGTGAAGAAATGGGAGGGAAAGACCACTCTACAGTAATGTATGCTTGTGATACGATCAAAGATGTATCGAAAATTGATAAAGAAATCAAGAAGTACGTAAAAGACCTTACAGAAAGAATCAAACAATAA
- a CDS encoding low molecular weight protein-tyrosine-phosphatase, translating into MKILMVCLGNICRSPLAEGIMKTKMPGNFVVDSAGTISMHEGEYPDKRAIKTAANHNIDISKQRSRPITRKDFETFDKIYCMDIDVLQDVVSKTRYEEERQKVSLFLEVLGDHENAEVPDPYWGDMSDFEKVFQLLDRGCDAIKNQISQS; encoded by the coding sequence ATGAAAATATTAATGGTTTGTCTGGGGAATATATGCAGAAGCCCTTTGGCAGAGGGAATTATGAAAACAAAGATGCCGGGAAACTTTGTGGTAGATTCAGCCGGAACCATTTCGATGCATGAAGGGGAGTATCCAGACAAAAGAGCCATTAAAACTGCCGCCAACCATAATATTGATATCTCAAAACAGAGATCAAGACCCATTACCAGAAAGGATTTTGAAACCTTTGATAAGATCTACTGTATGGATATTGATGTATTACAAGATGTGGTTTCTAAAACCAGGTATGAAGAAGAACGACAGAAAGTATCTTTATTTCTGGAAGTATTGGGAGATCATGAAAATGCTGAGGTTCCGGATCCTTATTGGGGAGATATGAGCGATTTTGAAAAGGTCTTTCAGCTGCTGGATAGAGGATGTGATGCTATCAAGAACCAAATATCTCAATCATAA
- a CDS encoding nuclear transport factor 2 family protein: MKKLLLLLLVSFNFSFAQTKDEIEIRKVMDDFMGCIKSRDEAKYLSLFQEPVLWTGIYKDRTQAKRLEKNPKADYYFADDYKAFIQSFKDDKSEEKFDNIKIVEDGAIASANFDYSFWYDGKMENWGKEIWTLMKINGTWKITSVTFSMDLTKYFPQPSLNERTKK; encoded by the coding sequence ATGAAAAAACTGCTGTTACTCCTCTTGGTAAGCTTTAATTTCTCTTTTGCCCAAACCAAAGATGAAATTGAGATCCGTAAAGTAATGGATGACTTTATGGGATGCATTAAATCCAGAGATGAAGCCAAATATCTCTCTTTATTTCAGGAACCTGTACTCTGGACCGGAATTTACAAAGACAGAACACAGGCCAAACGCCTTGAGAAAAATCCTAAGGCAGACTATTACTTTGCAGATGACTATAAGGCTTTTATCCAAAGTTTTAAAGATGACAAATCTGAAGAGAAATTTGACAATATTAAGATCGTGGAAGATGGAGCAATAGCTTCTGCCAATTTCGATTACAGCTTTTGGTACGACGGTAAAATGGAAAACTGGGGAAAGGAGATCTGGACACTGATGAAGATCAACGGAACCTGGAAGATCACTTCCGTTACCTTTTCTATGGATCTTACAAAATACTTCCCGCAACCTTCATTAAACGAAAGAACTAAAAAATAA
- a CDS encoding SAM-dependent methyltransferase, with amino-acid sequence MLFLLPAYLSENTSINHFSPVLKDYIMQTDYFFVENEKTARKVVKFFAPEKKQADLKLFLLDKYTENADIKEAQELMLKGHDFGLLSEAGLPCIADPGNLIVKWCHEKNIRVIPVSGPSSIILALISSGFNGQEFTFHGYLPIDKGEKKKHITNLESLVQKTGYSQIFMETPYRNNQLFEDLCKFLSPNTKLCIAANINDPEHEFIKTKSIKDWQKQKPELHKIPAVFVLGK; translated from the coding sequence ATGCTTTTTTTACTCCCTGCTTACTTATCAGAAAACACTTCTATCAACCACTTTTCACCTGTTTTGAAGGATTATATCATGCAGACAGATTACTTCTTTGTGGAAAATGAGAAAACAGCTCGAAAGGTTGTTAAATTTTTTGCTCCGGAAAAGAAGCAGGCTGATCTGAAGTTGTTTTTATTAGATAAATATACAGAAAATGCAGATATTAAAGAAGCTCAGGAACTGATGCTGAAAGGCCATGACTTCGGATTGCTGTCAGAAGCAGGATTGCCTTGTATTGCAGATCCCGGAAATCTGATTGTGAAATGGTGCCATGAGAAAAACATCAGAGTAATCCCTGTTTCAGGTCCTTCATCCATTATACTTGCTTTGATTTCCAGCGGATTCAACGGACAGGAATTCACCTTCCATGGATATCTTCCTATTGATAAAGGAGAGAAAAAGAAGCATATCACAAATCTTGAAAGCCTTGTTCAGAAAACCGGATATTCACAGATTTTCATGGAAACACCTTACAGAAACAATCAGCTTTTTGAAGATTTGTGCAAGTTTTTATCACCTAATACCAAGCTGTGTATTGCGGCCAATATCAACGATCCGGAACATGAATTCATCAAAACAAAATCTATAAAAGACTGGCAGAAACAGAAGCCGGAACTTCATAAAATTCCTGCGGTATTCGTACTTGGGAAATAA
- a CDS encoding lytic polysaccharide monooxygenase — protein MITRKIFFPVLLMLAILVPSLIHLSAHGYVLSPASRGYQGSLDKAALGYSVAFGKYGSVINEPGSLEAPKGFPASGPIDGKIASANGSIGGDTTLDIQTADRWKKTNITTGVNAFIWKYLAYHATAKWHYYMTKQGWDSGKPLSRQDLELIGTVVHNGTPPQDNVSHQITVPANRTGYHIILAVWDVADTANAFYNVIDVNVTSGTGVSIPATPTGLTQLGVTSSSAKIGWNPQSDAVSYNVFRNGQNIQQVSAATFEDTGLTANTVYTYEIQAKGSSGLTSGKSTPLNVKTNGEDIPEKPTAPYNLHSMSVTENSVSLMWMTSTHTQGIKNYQVFENGIKVGETVQTSFLRTGLAQDTEYRYTVRSVAMNDQLSDMSNELKVRTKKVMPGNGQTYCGVEQYNTANAYPTAGTKVFYSCKIWKNKWYANPGELPGTNMVWEEVSVCTEGSGCESSGPVTYCGAQEYNPVKNYPTAGTKVFHACKIWENKWYANPGEAPGNNAVWKVLNDCNEGQSCKTSGLTNKENDLSIIASEHLINFAPESYYSKIKRVDIITPQGHQIMTFMNPGKDNMNISHLQSGIYFVKILYKDGNSITKTIRK, from the coding sequence ATGATTACACGTAAAATTTTTTTTCCGGTATTGCTGATGCTGGCCATACTGGTACCTTCTTTAATTCATCTGTCCGCACACGGATATGTACTGAGTCCTGCTTCAAGAGGATATCAGGGAAGTCTTGATAAGGCTGCGCTCGGCTATTCTGTAGCATTTGGAAAATATGGCTCAGTAATTAATGAGCCAGGATCTCTGGAAGCCCCAAAAGGTTTCCCTGCATCCGGTCCTATAGACGGAAAGATCGCTTCTGCTAATGGAAGTATTGGCGGAGATACTACACTGGATATTCAAACAGCTGACCGATGGAAGAAAACAAATATCACCACCGGTGTGAATGCCTTTATCTGGAAATATCTGGCGTATCATGCAACCGCAAAATGGCATTATTATATGACAAAACAAGGCTGGGATTCTGGTAAACCTCTTTCTCGCCAAGATCTTGAACTCATTGGTACAGTTGTGCATAATGGTACACCACCACAGGATAATGTTTCCCATCAGATTACAGTTCCTGCAAACCGTACAGGTTACCATATTATTTTAGCGGTTTGGGATGTAGCAGATACTGCCAATGCATTTTATAATGTAATTGATGTTAACGTAACATCCGGGACAGGAGTTTCTATACCGGCTACTCCTACAGGATTAACCCAGCTTGGAGTTACCAGTTCTTCTGCTAAAATAGGCTGGAATCCACAGTCAGATGCCGTTTCATATAACGTTTTCCGTAATGGACAGAATATTCAGCAGGTAAGTGCTGCAACATTTGAAGATACCGGCTTGACTGCTAATACGGTTTATACGTATGAAATACAGGCAAAAGGTTCTTCAGGACTCACTTCAGGGAAAAGTACACCACTCAATGTAAAAACGAACGGTGAAGATATTCCTGAAAAACCTACAGCGCCATATAACCTTCATTCAATGAGCGTTACCGAGAACTCCGTGTCACTTATGTGGATGACCTCTACGCATACACAAGGCATCAAAAATTACCAAGTGTTTGAAAATGGAATCAAAGTAGGAGAGACTGTGCAAACAAGCTTTTTACGAACCGGCTTAGCACAAGATACAGAATATCGTTATACAGTAAGATCTGTTGCGATGAATGATCAGCTCTCTGATATGAGTAATGAATTAAAAGTAAGAACTAAGAAAGTTATGCCGGGTAATGGCCAAACCTACTGTGGGGTAGAGCAGTATAATACTGCCAATGCATATCCTACAGCCGGAACGAAAGTTTTCTACTCCTGTAAAATCTGGAAAAATAAGTGGTATGCAAATCCGGGAGAACTTCCGGGGACAAATATGGTATGGGAGGAAGTAAGTGTATGCACCGAAGGTTCAGGTTGTGAATCAAGTGGTCCGGTTACTTATTGTGGAGCACAGGAATATAATCCGGTGAAAAATTATCCAACAGCAGGAACGAAGGTATTCCATGCCTGCAAGATATGGGAAAACAAATGGTATGCGAATCCGGGAGAAGCACCGGGAAATAACGCTGTATGGAAAGTTTTAAATGATTGTAATGAAGGACAAAGCTGCAAAACATCAGGTCTTACCAATAAAGAAAATGATCTTTCAATAATAGCATCTGAGCATTTGATCAATTTTGCACCTGAAAGTTATTACAGCAAAATAAAGAGAGTAGATATCATTACTCCTCAAGGACATCAGATAATGACCTTTATGAATCCAGGAAAGGACAATATGAATATCAGCCACCTTCAGTCTGGAATATATTTTGTGAAAATCCTTTATAAAGATGGAAACAGTATTACTAAAACCATCAGGAAGTAA
- a CDS encoding DUF4349 domain-containing protein has protein sequence MKNIILLLSGLVLINCSKSGGEKYEVKADLMEVIPEDKASAASVPVPPPLSISEKLLPDENRVNKDVYTPKKTDTISKKIIKNGDMKIQVGDIKKTQNQVNEIIKKNKAYIQKEEFQNTDMDDNLTLIIRVPHKNFDALINSFSDGVGSVLSKNISSNDVTEEYTDVAIKLANKKIYLEKYRDMLKTAATTKDMLEIQENIRELEDEIDVAEGRLRFIDDRVNYSTLNLNLYKEKVRSSATSKIGFGSRFIDSLTEGWNSFVSFLLGMVSLWPLFLLIPIIIILWKKWKSRKKDKN, from the coding sequence ATGAAAAACATTATTCTCCTATTATCAGGTCTTGTTCTGATCAACTGCAGCAAATCAGGCGGTGAAAAATATGAAGTGAAGGCTGATCTGATGGAAGTTATTCCGGAAGATAAAGCATCTGCTGCTTCTGTACCTGTGCCTCCGCCACTTTCTATTTCTGAAAAACTGCTTCCCGATGAAAACAGAGTAAACAAAGATGTTTATACTCCCAAGAAAACAGATACAATTTCCAAAAAAATTATCAAAAACGGAGATATGAAGATTCAGGTGGGTGATATTAAAAAAACTCAGAATCAGGTCAATGAGATTATCAAGAAAAATAAGGCCTATATACAAAAGGAGGAGTTCCAAAACACCGATATGGATGATAATCTTACGCTGATCATCCGTGTACCTCATAAAAATTTTGATGCTCTCATCAACTCATTTTCGGACGGAGTAGGATCTGTCTTATCTAAAAATATTTCATCCAATGATGTGACAGAGGAATATACTGATGTAGCTATAAAACTGGCCAACAAAAAAATATATCTTGAAAAATACCGTGACATGCTTAAAACTGCTGCTACCACAAAGGATATGCTGGAAATTCAGGAAAATATCCGGGAGCTGGAAGATGAGATTGATGTGGCAGAAGGCAGACTTCGTTTTATAGATGACCGTGTGAATTACAGTACACTGAATTTAAATCTGTACAAAGAAAAAGTGAGAAGCTCAGCTACCTCAAAAATCGGTTTTGGAAGCCGTTTTATAGATTCTTTGACTGAAGGCTGGAACAGTTTTGTAAGTTTTCTGCTGGGAATGGTCTCGTTGTGGCCGCTCTTCTTGCTTATTCCTATTATTATCATTCTTTGGAAAAAATGGAAGTCAAGGAAAAAAGATAAAAACTAA
- a CDS encoding DUF2891 domain-containing protein: MKKSLLAFVFSPFLMYAQEAPKLTDEMAMKLSDKPLHCINQEYPNKTAHIINNAGEVPLTPKDLHPSFYGCFDWHSSVHGHWMLTRLLKTKPNLPSAKEIEKILDESFQKDKLKTEADYFTKYQLTGTFERTYGWAWILKLDEELTNWDHPKAKIWHENLKPLTDQILKSWKTYLPKQTYPNRTGVHPNTAFAMAFAIDWARANKDKEFENQLIEKSKYFFLKDQKTPAYLEPDGSDFFSPSLEIADLMRRVLPQKEFVQWLSAFYEKRSLENVEKIPVVSDLSDYQTVHLVGLSFSKAWCMKGISNALPANHPLKKEFRKTADVFLANGLPLLFQGNYGGDHWLASFVVYALED; the protein is encoded by the coding sequence ATGAAAAAAAGTCTTTTAGCATTTGTGTTTTCTCCATTTCTGATGTATGCCCAGGAAGCTCCGAAACTTACAGACGAGATGGCTATGAAATTATCTGATAAGCCACTTCATTGTATCAATCAGGAATACCCAAATAAAACAGCCCATATTATCAATAATGCAGGTGAGGTTCCTTTGACTCCCAAAGATCTTCACCCTAGTTTTTATGGCTGTTTCGATTGGCATAGCTCTGTTCATGGACACTGGATGCTGACCAGACTTTTGAAAACAAAACCCAATCTGCCTAGTGCTAAAGAAATTGAAAAAATCCTGGATGAATCATTTCAGAAGGATAAACTAAAGACAGAAGCAGACTATTTTACAAAATATCAGCTGACAGGAACTTTCGAGAGAACTTATGGATGGGCATGGATTTTAAAACTGGATGAAGAGCTTACCAATTGGGATCATCCGAAAGCTAAAATATGGCATGAGAACCTGAAACCGCTAACCGATCAGATTCTGAAATCCTGGAAAACCTATCTTCCAAAGCAAACCTATCCAAACAGAACCGGAGTTCATCCCAATACTGCATTTGCAATGGCTTTTGCTATAGATTGGGCAAGAGCTAATAAAGATAAAGAGTTTGAAAACCAGTTGATAGAAAAGTCCAAATATTTTTTCTTAAAAGACCAGAAAACCCCTGCTTATCTGGAACCGGACGGATCGGATTTCTTTTCGCCAAGTCTGGAAATTGCAGATCTGATGCGCAGAGTTCTTCCACAAAAAGAATTTGTGCAATGGCTGAGTGCTTTCTATGAAAAAAGAAGTCTGGAAAATGTTGAAAAAATTCCTGTGGTAAGTGATCTTAGTGATTATCAGACCGTTCATCTTGTGGGATTATCTTTTTCAAAGGCATGGTGTATGAAAGGGATTTCAAATGCACTTCCTGCCAACCATCCACTGAAAAAAGAATTCAGAAAAACGGCAGATGTATTTCTTGCTAATGGTTTGCCTTTATTGTTTCAAGGGAATTATGGCGGAGACCACTGGCTGGCAAGTTTTGTAGTATATGCCCTGGAAGATTAA